In Desulfoferula mesophila, the genomic window CAGCGCCGGAGCGCCCGGAGTTTTTCTGGGTTCGGGCATGAGCGGACCTTCCCTGGGAGCGTCAACACGATTGTTTTAGGCTAGCATGGCGGCCCTCGCCGGACAAGCCGCGCGTCCCTGGGTGGTCCGGGCCGCCCGACCCCTGAAAAGGCCTGGTAAAACAAGCCCCTGCGGGGGTGGTTCCGGGGCGATTTTGTTTGCTAATCCGCGCAGTTGTTGCTATAATTGCCCAGTCGGCGAAAGGTGGCCAAATAGGCGGCGCGAGGGCCATGGCCCGCTGCCCCCGGGACCACCGGACGCCCAAAAAAAACTGCTTGGACCGCCTGGGCGGACCGTCTTTGGACCGGCCCCGGTCGGCAAGCGCAAAGGTTAAAGTAAATGCTTCCAACTGACGCACGCAAACAAGAAGTGCTCATCGAAGAGGAGATTCGGCGCTCCTACCTTGATTACGCCATGAGCGTGATCATCGGACGGGCCCTGCCCGAGGTGCGCGACGGCCTCAAGCCGGTGCACCGGCGCATCCTCTTCGCCATGCACGATCTCAAAAATTATCACAACCGAGCCTACAAGAAGTCGGCCCGCGTGGTCGGCGACGTCATAGGTAAGTACCACCCCCACGGCGACCAGGCGGTCTACGACGCCCTGGTGCGCATGGCCCAGGACTTCGCCATGCGCTACACCCTGGTGGACGGCCAGGGCAACTTCGGCTCGGTGGACGGCGACTCCGCGGCGGCCATGCGTTACACCGAGGTGCGCATGGCCAAGCTGACCGGCGAGTTCCTGGGCGACATCGAAAAGGAAACCGTCGAGTTCATAGACAACTACGACGGCTCCATGCTCGAGCCCGCCGTGTTGCCCACCCGGGTGCCCAACCTGTTGGTCAACGGCTCCAGCGGCATCGCCGTGGGCATGGCCACCAACATCCCCCCCCACAACCTGAGCGAGATAGCCGGCGCGGTGGTGGCCCTTCTGGACAACCCCGACGTCACCATCAAGGAGCTGATGAAGCACGTCCCCGGCCCGGATTTCCCCACCCGGGGCTTCATCTACGGCCGCGCGGGCATCAAAGAGGCCTACGAGACCGGCCGGGGGGTCATCTACATGCGGGCCCGGGCCAGCGTGGAGACCAACGCCCGCACCAAGAAGAACACCATCATAGTCAGCGAGCTGCCCTACCAGGTGAACAAGGCGCGCCTTCTGGAGCGCATCGCCGATTTGGTGAAGGAAAAGAAGATCGAGGGCATCAGCGACATCCGCGACGAGTCGGACCGCGACGGCATGCGCATGGTGCTGGAGCTCAAGCGCGACGCCATCCCCCAGGTGGTGATGAACCAGCTGTTCAAGTTCACCGCCATGCAGAGCACCTTCGGCATCAACCTGTTGGCCATCGTCAACAACCGCCCCGAGGTCTTGAACCTCAAGCAGGTGCTGGGCCACTTCATCGACCACCGCCGGGAGATCATCATCCGGCGCACCCGCTTCGACCTGGCCAAGGCCGAGGCCAGGGCCCACATCCTGGAAGGCCTCAAGATCGCCCTGGACAACCTGGACCAGGTGATCAAGATGATCCGCGGTTCGGCCAACCCTGCCGAGGCCAAGGAGCTGTTGATGTCGCGGCTGTCGCTGAGCGACATCCAGGCTCAGGCCATCCTGGACATGCGCCTGCAGCGCCTCACCGGCCTGGAGCGCGACAAGATCCTGAGCGAGTACCGCGAGGTGATCAAGGAGATCGCCCGCCTCAAGGCCATCTTGGCCTCCGAGCAGCTGGTGCGCCAGATCATCCGCGAGGAGACCCTGGAGCTGGCCAAGGATTTCGGCGACCCCCGGCGCACCGAGATCGTGGCCAAGACCAGCGAGATCGACCTGGAGGACATGATCGCCGAGGAGGACATGGTGGTGACCCTGAGCCACACCGGGTACGTCAAACGCACCCCGGCCAGCCTCTACCGGGCCCAGCGCCGGGGCGGCAAGGGCAAGAAGGGAATGGGCACCAAGGACGAGGACTTCGTGGAGAAGATCTTCGTGGCCTCCACCCACCACTACCTGCTCATCTTCACCGACGCCGGGCGCCTCTACTGGCTCAAGGTGCACGAGCTGCCCCAGGCGGGCCGGGCCTCCAAGGGCAAGGCCATCGTCAACCTGGTCAACACCGTGGGCGGCGAGCAGGTCACCACCGTGCTGGCGGTCAAGGAGTTCTCCGAGGGCCGCAACGTGGTCATGGCCACCGCCGGCGGCACGGTTAAAAAGACCGACCTCATGGCCTTCAGCCGGCCCCGGGCCGGGGGCATCATCGCCATCAACCTGGCCGAGGGCGACCGCCTGGTCTCCGCCCGGCTCACCGACGGCGACATGGAGGTCTTCCTGGCCACCCGCCAGGGCAAGGCCATCCGCTTCAGCGAGGAGAACGTGCGGGCCATGGGCCGGGTGGCCGCCGGGGTCAAGGGCATCGAGCTGTTGGACGACGACGCCCTGGTGGCCATGGAGGCCCTGGCCGGAACCCCCACGGTGCTCACCGTGACCAACAACGGCTTCGGCAAGCGCACCCGCCTGGACGAGTATCCCCTGCAAAACCGGGGCGGCAAGGGGGTGATCACCATCAAGACCTCCGAGCGCAACGGCGCGGTGGTCGGCGCGGTGGTGGTGGACGACGACGACGAGATGATGCTCATCTCCGACCAGGGCAAGATCATCCGCATGAAGGTGGGCGGCATCAACGTGTTGGGCCGCAACACCCAGGGCGTCAAGCTCATCGGCTTGGAGCCCGGTGAGCGCCTGGTGGCCCTGGCCCGCTTGGCGGAGGCCGAAGACAGCGAAGAAAACGGCGACAGCGAGGACAACGAGGAAAACGGCGACAGCGGCGACAGCGGCGACAACGTTGAAAAGGGCCCGGCCCCTCAAGGGCCCGAGCCCCACGACGGAGATGACGATGCCTAGCCTGAAAACGGCGGTGGTGGGGGCCGGGGCCTGGGGAACCGCCCTGGCCGACCTCCTGGCCCGTAACGGCCACGCGGTCAGCCTGTGGGCCTACGAGTCCGAGGTGGCCCAGGCCATAGACGAACAGCACGCCAACCCGGTGTTCTTGCCGGGCTTTGATCTGCACCCCGAGCTGAGGGGCAGCAACGACCTGCCCCGGACCTTGGAAGGGGCCGAGCTGGTGGTGTTGGTGATGCCCACCCATGTCTTCCGCGAGGTGCTGGGCAAGGCCGCGCCCCACCTGCCCCCGGGCGCCGCCATCGTCACCTGCTCCAAGGGCATCGAGGGCGGCACCGGCTTCACCATGGCCCAGGTGGCCGCCGACGTCCTGGCCCCGGAGCATCGCGACCACCTGGCCGCCCTGTCCGGGCCCAGCTTCGCCAAGGAGGTGGCCTCCGGCACCCCCACCGCGGTCACCGTGGGCAGCGAGCGCCCCGAGGTGGCCCAGAAGGTGCAAGCCGCCTTCGCCGGGCCGCGTTTCCGGGTCTACACCAGCCGCGACATCGTGGGGGTGGAGCTGGGCGGCGCGGTGAAAAACCCCCTGGCCATCGCCGCGGGCATGGTGGCGGGCCTGGACCTGGGCCACAACGCCATGAGCGCCATGATCACCCGGGGCCTGGCCGAGATGACCCGCCTGGGGCTGAGCCTGGGGGCCGACCTGGCCACCCTGGCCGGGCTGGCCGGGCTGGGCGACCTGGTGCTCACCTGCACCGGTTCGCTGAGCCGCAACCGCATGGTGGGCACCCGCCTGGCCAAGGGCGAGACCATCGAGCAGATCACCTCCTCCATGCGCCAGGTGGCCGAGGGGGTCAAGAACACCACCACCATCCTTTCCCTGGCCCGGCGCCAGGGGGTGGAGATGCCCATCATCGAGGTGGTGCAGCGGGTGCTGGCCGGCGAGACCACCCCGGAGCTGGCCCTGGACGAGCTGATGACCAGGGAGCCCAAGCCCGAGCACTATTAGGCTGGGTTCCTTTAGAAAAGTCGCGCGCGGCTTCGCCAGACGGCGGGATGCTGCGTTGCCGACTTCGCGCCAAACTCGCTGTAGGCCCGGCTACAGCTCCGTTTGTCGCTCGTCGGCGCCTTGCCTGCCACCGCCTGGCTGTGCCGGTCTAGGGCGCATGCCGCATCCACGAGGTGAAGGTATTCAGAAGAGAGGCGGCGATGATTCTTCCTGGTTCAATGCCGCCCAACCTTCCTGAAAAACCCTGGCCAGCCACAATACCAGCCATGATATTTCGCCTAATCCCAGACGGGCGCAAGGCCTGGCCGGTGGTGCTCTCCTGCG contains:
- the gyrA gene encoding DNA gyrase subunit A produces the protein MLPTDARKQEVLIEEEIRRSYLDYAMSVIIGRALPEVRDGLKPVHRRILFAMHDLKNYHNRAYKKSARVVGDVIGKYHPHGDQAVYDALVRMAQDFAMRYTLVDGQGNFGSVDGDSAAAMRYTEVRMAKLTGEFLGDIEKETVEFIDNYDGSMLEPAVLPTRVPNLLVNGSSGIAVGMATNIPPHNLSEIAGAVVALLDNPDVTIKELMKHVPGPDFPTRGFIYGRAGIKEAYETGRGVIYMRARASVETNARTKKNTIIVSELPYQVNKARLLERIADLVKEKKIEGISDIRDESDRDGMRMVLELKRDAIPQVVMNQLFKFTAMQSTFGINLLAIVNNRPEVLNLKQVLGHFIDHRREIIIRRTRFDLAKAEARAHILEGLKIALDNLDQVIKMIRGSANPAEAKELLMSRLSLSDIQAQAILDMRLQRLTGLERDKILSEYREVIKEIARLKAILASEQLVRQIIREETLELAKDFGDPRRTEIVAKTSEIDLEDMIAEEDMVVTLSHTGYVKRTPASLYRAQRRGGKGKKGMGTKDEDFVEKIFVASTHHYLLIFTDAGRLYWLKVHELPQAGRASKGKAIVNLVNTVGGEQVTTVLAVKEFSEGRNVVMATAGGTVKKTDLMAFSRPRAGGIIAINLAEGDRLVSARLTDGDMEVFLATRQGKAIRFSEENVRAMGRVAAGVKGIELLDDDALVAMEALAGTPTVLTVTNNGFGKRTRLDEYPLQNRGGKGVITIKTSERNGAVVGAVVVDDDDEMMLISDQGKIIRMKVGGINVLGRNTQGVKLIGLEPGERLVALARLAEAEDSEENGDSEDNEENGDSGDSGDNVEKGPAPQGPEPHDGDDDA
- a CDS encoding NAD(P)H-dependent glycerol-3-phosphate dehydrogenase, whose amino-acid sequence is MPSLKTAVVGAGAWGTALADLLARNGHAVSLWAYESEVAQAIDEQHANPVFLPGFDLHPELRGSNDLPRTLEGAELVVLVMPTHVFREVLGKAAPHLPPGAAIVTCSKGIEGGTGFTMAQVAADVLAPEHRDHLAALSGPSFAKEVASGTPTAVTVGSERPEVAQKVQAAFAGPRFRVYTSRDIVGVELGGAVKNPLAIAAGMVAGLDLGHNAMSAMITRGLAEMTRLGLSLGADLATLAGLAGLGDLVLTCTGSLSRNRMVGTRLAKGETIEQITSSMRQVAEGVKNTTTILSLARRQGVEMPIIEVVQRVLAGETTPELALDELMTREPKPEHY